The following proteins are co-located in the Paludibaculum fermentans genome:
- a CDS encoding PadR family transcriptional regulator yields MEYRADAFLPLHKDTFHILVSLADRDRHGYSIMQDVQQRTAGKLRLSPSTLYAAIKRLLEQGLIEELAERPDPDHDDERRRYYHLTPLGREVALAEARRMEQLLADARACGLLPQEA; encoded by the coding sequence ATGGAATATCGAGCAGACGCGTTCCTACCGCTACATAAGGACACCTTTCACATCCTGGTTTCGCTGGCGGATCGCGACCGGCATGGATACTCGATCATGCAGGACGTGCAGCAGCGCACGGCGGGCAAGCTGCGGCTGAGCCCGAGTACGCTGTATGCCGCGATTAAACGGTTGCTGGAGCAGGGGTTGATCGAGGAACTGGCCGAGCGGCCGGATCCGGATCACGACGACGAGCGGCGGCGGTACTACCACCTGACGCCACTGGGGCGCGAGGTGGCGCTGGCCGAGGCGCGCCGGATGGAACAACTGCTGGCGGATGCACGGGCCTGCGGGTTGCTGCCGCAGGAGGCATAA